A genomic stretch from Shewanella sediminis HAW-EB3 includes:
- a CDS encoding DUF423 domain-containing protein, which produces MRKGFLLLAALSGFMAVALGAFGAHGLKNVTTPEMIAIFNLGVEYQFYHTFALIAVAFSGHWLRSRLIDWAGYLFIAGIGLFSGSLYLYALVGSKWTGPITPLGGGCFLLGWLFIALAVWRNRVVELND; this is translated from the coding sequence ATGCGTAAAGGTTTTCTATTGCTAGCGGCGCTGAGTGGTTTTATGGCGGTTGCTTTAGGTGCATTTGGTGCACATGGGTTAAAAAACGTCACGACCCCGGAGATGATTGCCATCTTTAACTTAGGTGTCGAGTATCAGTTTTATCATACCTTCGCTCTGATAGCCGTGGCCTTTTCGGGTCATTGGTTAAGATCCAGGTTGATCGATTGGGCCGGTTACCTGTTTATTGCCGGGATAGGGCTATTTTCGGGATCTCTTTATCTCTATGCCCTGGTAGGAAGTAAATGGACCGGCCCCATCACACCTTTAGGAGGAGGCTGTTTCCTACTCGGTTGGTTATTTATAGCCTTGGCCGTGTGGCGAAACCGGGTAGTAGAGTTAAACGATTAA
- a CDS encoding alpha/beta fold hydrolase: MSYFLVKASLEAQELLQSECVIEGDVNGTVVIFTHGAGANMQSDFMVEMTKGLSNAGFGVVRFNFPYMRANAIDGKRRPPDRAPKLIKDFNLHIEAIKAEYSPKRIILMGKSMGGRMAAIVAGDTNVDGVICLGYPFIPLKGGEPRLEPIENSKAPICVIQGERDKFGGKGLVDTWPVMNKVSLHWLTDGDHSFAPRKSSGTTQGANLATAITHCTDFIRGLDA; this comes from the coding sequence GTGAGCTACTTCCTGGTTAAAGCGTCTCTGGAAGCGCAAGAATTGCTCCAGAGTGAGTGTGTAATAGAGGGTGACGTGAATGGAACTGTCGTCATATTTACTCACGGAGCCGGGGCAAATATGCAATCTGACTTTATGGTTGAGATGACAAAGGGGTTATCGAATGCAGGCTTTGGGGTGGTACGTTTTAATTTTCCCTATATGCGTGCCAATGCCATTGATGGTAAACGTCGACCACCCGATCGAGCCCCTAAGCTGATTAAAGACTTCAATCTGCATATCGAGGCGATTAAAGCTGAGTACTCCCCAAAGCGAATTATTCTGATGGGAAAATCGATGGGAGGACGCATGGCTGCCATTGTTGCCGGGGACACCAATGTCGATGGTGTTATCTGTCTCGGGTACCCCTTTATTCCATTGAAGGGAGGGGAGCCAAGGCTGGAGCCCATAGAGAACAGCAAGGCACCTATCTGTGTCATTCAAGGTGAGAGAGACAAATTTGGCGGCAAAGGTTTAGTCGATACCTGGCCTGTGATGAATAAGGTGAGCCTGCATTGGTTAACGGATGGCGATCATAGTTTTGCACCAAGAAAGTCGTCAGGTACGACGCAAGGAGCTAACCTAGCCACTGCGATCACACATTGTACTGATTTTATTCGGGGGTTAGATGCGTAA
- a CDS encoding transcriptional regulator GcvA, whose protein sequence is MSRRLPPLNAVKAFEAAARHLSFTRAAEELFVTQAAVSHQIKALEEYLGLKLFRRKNRSLLLTEEGQGYFLDIKDIFVQLADATDRLLARSAIGSLTVSTSPSFAIQWLVPRLAKFSENNPDIDVRIKAVDNEDSSLTDDVDVAIYYGQGSWAGLRADKLKNEVLIPVCSPMLLNGPKPLEKPSDLKNHTLLHDMSRHDWQAWFRQCGINDINVNQGPIFSHSSLVLQAAAHGQGVALGYSVLARPDIKAGRLVCPFQEVLVSKNAYYLVCQQNHADIGKVAAFREWMLDMFEEESRSELLPG, encoded by the coding sequence ATGTCTAGACGTTTACCGCCATTAAATGCAGTGAAAGCATTCGAAGCAGCTGCGAGGCATCTAAGCTTTACCCGGGCAGCCGAAGAGCTCTTCGTAACTCAGGCTGCGGTGAGTCATCAAATAAAGGCTTTAGAAGAGTATTTAGGCCTGAAATTATTCCGTCGAAAGAACCGCTCTCTGCTATTAACTGAAGAGGGGCAGGGGTACTTTTTAGATATCAAAGACATCTTTGTTCAGTTGGCCGATGCAACAGACCGACTTCTTGCCAGAAGTGCCATAGGTTCACTGACAGTCAGCACTTCACCCAGTTTTGCTATTCAATGGTTAGTGCCTCGTTTGGCCAAATTCAGTGAGAATAACCCCGATATCGATGTTCGAATTAAGGCCGTCGATAATGAAGATAGCTCGTTGACTGATGATGTCGATGTTGCCATCTATTACGGACAGGGGAGTTGGGCCGGATTAAGAGCCGATAAGTTAAAAAATGAGGTGTTAATTCCCGTTTGTTCGCCCATGTTACTCAATGGTCCCAAACCACTGGAGAAACCCAGTGATCTTAAAAATCATACGCTTTTACATGATATGAGTCGCCATGATTGGCAGGCGTGGTTTAGGCAATGTGGGATTAATGATATTAATGTGAATCAGGGGCCCATATTTAGTCATTCTTCATTAGTCCTGCAAGCGGCGGCTCATGGACAAGGTGTTGCGCTGGGTTATAGCGTACTTGCCAGGCCCGATATTAAGGCGGGCAGACTGGTTTGCCCCTTTCAGGAGGTATTGGTGAGTAAGAATGCTTACTACTTGGTTTGTCAGCAAAATCATGCAGATATAGGTAAGGTTGCGGCCTTCAGAGAGTGGATGCTAGATATGTTTGAAGAGGAGTCTCGCAGTGAGCTACTTCCTGGTTAA
- the thiI gene encoding tRNA uracil 4-sulfurtransferase ThiI — protein sequence MKFIVKLFPEIMMKSKPVRMRFTKMLETNIRNVLKKVDESAKVKREWDKIMVLVPSDRPDLVEAFADRLSCIPGIAHVLQVNESTFESVDDIYQQTLALYKEQLVGKTFCVRVKRVGNHDFKSIEVERYVGGGLNQFTEATGVKLKNPDMTINLEIDRENLYLVVNRIQGLGGYPMATQEDVLSLISGGFDSGVSSYQFIKRGSRTHYCFFNLGGDQHEIGVKQVAYHLWQKYGESHKVKFISVPFDPVVTEILEKIDNGQMGVILKRMMMRTAARLADKMGIQALVTGEAMGQVSSQTLTNLNVIDRCTEQLILRPLIAMDKQDIINLSRKIGTEDFSKSIPEYCGVISQKPTVKAVLSKIEAEEQKFSDDLIERVLETAEIIDIREIATSMDTKITETETVGDVNSNEVIIDVRAPEEEEKDPLKLEGIEIKTIPFFKLATQFADLDKAKTYLLYCDRGVMSKLQALYLQEQGYENVKVYRP from the coding sequence ATGAAATTTATCGTAAAACTATTTCCTGAAATCATGATGAAGAGCAAGCCGGTAAGAATGCGTTTTACCAAGATGCTTGAAACCAATATCCGAAATGTGCTTAAAAAAGTGGATGAGTCTGCCAAGGTTAAGCGTGAGTGGGATAAGATCATGGTGTTGGTTCCAAGCGATAGACCCGACTTGGTTGAGGCTTTTGCCGACCGTTTATCTTGTATTCCGGGTATTGCACACGTACTTCAAGTCAACGAAAGCACCTTTGAATCTGTTGATGACATCTATCAGCAAACCTTAGCTCTGTATAAAGAACAACTCGTTGGAAAGACGTTTTGTGTGCGTGTAAAGCGTGTGGGTAACCATGACTTTAAGTCGATCGAAGTTGAACGCTATGTTGGTGGTGGTTTAAATCAATTCACTGAGGCTACCGGTGTTAAACTAAAAAATCCCGATATGACCATCAACTTAGAGATAGACAGAGAAAATCTCTATCTGGTTGTTAATCGTATTCAAGGGCTGGGTGGTTACCCTATGGCGACTCAGGAAGATGTACTGTCTCTTATCTCGGGTGGTTTTGACTCGGGCGTTTCCAGTTACCAGTTTATTAAACGTGGCTCCAGAACTCACTATTGTTTCTTTAACTTAGGTGGCGATCAACATGAGATTGGTGTTAAGCAGGTAGCGTATCATCTGTGGCAGAAATACGGTGAGTCTCATAAGGTTAAGTTTATCTCTGTGCCTTTTGACCCGGTCGTTACCGAGATTCTGGAGAAAATTGATAATGGTCAAATGGGAGTTATCCTTAAGCGTATGATGATGCGCACGGCGGCAAGATTGGCTGACAAAATGGGGATCCAGGCGCTGGTAACCGGTGAAGCCATGGGGCAAGTGTCCAGCCAAACATTAACGAATTTGAATGTTATCGATCGTTGCACCGAACAGTTAATATTACGCCCGCTGATTGCGATGGATAAGCAAGATATTATTAACCTGAGTCGTAAGATAGGTACCGAAGATTTTTCTAAATCGATTCCTGAATATTGTGGGGTTATCTCGCAAAAACCAACGGTTAAAGCGGTACTTTCAAAAATTGAAGCCGAAGAGCAAAAGTTCTCTGACGATCTTATTGAACGTGTCCTGGAAACTGCCGAAATCATCGATATCAGAGAGATAGCAACCAGCATGGATACAAAGATAACAGAAACTGAAACGGTTGGTGACGTCAACTCTAATGAAGTTATCATTGATGTCAGAGCACCGGAAGAGGAGGAGAAAGATCCTCTGAAGCTTGAAGGTATTGAGATTAAAACGATTCCGTTTTTTAAGCTTGCAACTCAATTTGCGGATCTGGATAAAGCTAAAACCTATCTGCTGTATTGCGATCGCGGCGTGATGAGTAAATTACAGGCCCTATACCTGCAAGAGCAGGGTTATGAGAACGTGAAGGTGTATCGTCCTTAA
- a CDS encoding flagellar motor protein MotB: MAKKEKCDCPPPGAPLWLATFADLMSLLMCFFVLLLAFSEMDVMKFKQIAGSMKYAFGVQNKVEVKDIPKGTSVIALEFRPGRPEPTPIEIINQQTNEMTEPVLEYQAGDDDSSGGVQQQRGEQRGGEASATAQEEAESKSESKSEAEAKAKSEEESKAQAAAQDQINDEVKKMAQELNKEIVDGAIEIESLGQQIIIRIREKGAFSSGSGFLQPRFKPVIRRVGELLKDVPGIVTVSGHTDDMRISNELYSSNWDLSSKRAVAVAHELIRVKGFDQRRMKVVGMANSDPLVANDSPGNRARNRRVEIAIEQGKPKESDEILVGQ; this comes from the coding sequence ATGGCAAAGAAGGAAAAGTGTGACTGTCCACCACCCGGAGCGCCGCTCTGGTTGGCGACCTTTGCCGATTTGATGTCACTCTTGATGTGCTTCTTCGTTCTGCTGTTGGCCTTCTCCGAAATGGATGTGATGAAGTTTAAGCAGATCGCCGGTTCGATGAAGTACGCATTTGGTGTACAGAATAAAGTCGAAGTAAAAGATATTCCTAAGGGAACCTCAGTCATAGCACTCGAGTTCAGACCCGGCCGCCCGGAGCCGACTCCCATCGAAATTATCAACCAGCAAACGAATGAGATGACAGAGCCTGTGCTTGAGTATCAAGCCGGAGATGACGATAGCTCGGGTGGTGTGCAGCAACAAAGGGGTGAGCAGCGTGGGGGAGAAGCCTCAGCGACTGCTCAGGAAGAGGCTGAGTCAAAGTCTGAGTCCAAATCTGAAGCAGAGGCGAAAGCCAAATCTGAAGAGGAGTCAAAGGCTCAAGCCGCGGCGCAAGATCAAATTAACGACGAAGTTAAGAAGATGGCTCAGGAGCTCAATAAGGAGATTGTCGATGGCGCTATCGAAATTGAATCTCTGGGTCAGCAGATCATCATCAGGATCCGTGAGAAGGGCGCTTTCTCATCGGGCTCAGGCTTCCTACAACCCAGATTTAAACCCGTTATACGCCGTGTGGGTGAGTTGCTCAAAGATGTGCCTGGGATTGTCACCGTATCGGGTCATACCGATGACATGCGGATCAGTAATGAGCTCTACAGTTCCAACTGGGATCTTTCCAGTAAACGAGCCGTGGCCGTTGCCCATGAACTCATTCGCGTCAAAGGATTTGATCAACGTAGAATGAAGGTCGTTGGCATGGCTAACTCAGATCCTTTGGTTGCCAATGATTCACCGGGAAATCGTGCACGTAATCGCCGGGTAGAGATTGCCATCGAACAGGGTAAACCCAAAGAGTCTGATGAAATTTTGGTAGGTCAGTAG
- the pomA gene encoding flagellar motor protein PomA has product MDLATLIGLIGAFGFVIMAMVSSGGIAIFIDVPSVLIVICGSLFVVMMKYNLKQFLGSIKIAAKAFIFKIDKPDALIEQSITMADAARKGGFLALEEAEIGNSFMQKAVDMLVDGHDGDVVRDALEKDIALTEERHKLGVSIFQALGDVAPAMGMIGTLIGLVAMLSNMDDPKSIGPAMAVALLTTLYGAVVANMVAIPIAGKLELRMKEEMMNRNLIMDAVLAIQDGQNPRVIEGFLKNYISEKQREIDTTDGE; this is encoded by the coding sequence GTGGATTTAGCAACCCTGATAGGACTCATTGGCGCGTTTGGTTTTGTCATCATGGCGATGGTCAGCAGTGGTGGTATTGCCATTTTTATCGATGTTCCTTCGGTGCTGATTGTAATATGTGGTTCTCTTTTTGTCGTCATGATGAAGTACAACCTTAAACAGTTTCTTGGTTCAATAAAAATTGCCGCTAAAGCCTTCATTTTTAAGATTGATAAGCCCGATGCCTTGATTGAGCAATCGATCACTATGGCCGATGCCGCACGTAAGGGGGGCTTCTTAGCGTTAGAAGAAGCCGAAATCGGCAATAGCTTTATGCAAAAAGCGGTCGATATGCTTGTCGACGGTCATGATGGCGATGTGGTACGCGACGCACTCGAGAAAGATATCGCACTCACCGAGGAGCGGCATAAACTGGGGGTCAGTATTTTCCAGGCCCTGGGAGACGTCGCTCCGGCGATGGGAATGATTGGTACCCTGATTGGTTTGGTGGCCATGTTGTCGAATATGGACGATCCTAAATCTATCGGGCCAGCGATGGCCGTGGCCTTGTTGACGACACTCTATGGTGCCGTTGTGGCAAATATGGTTGCGATCCCTATCGCAGGTAAACTTGAACTACGAATGAAAGAGGAGATGATGAATCGAAACCTCATCATGGATGCGGTGTTGGCGATTCAGGATGGGCAGAACCCTAGGGTCATCGAAGGCTTCCTAAAGAACTATATTTCAGAGAAGCAGCGAGAAATAGACACAACGGACGGGGAATAG
- the xseB gene encoding exodeoxyribonuclease VII small subunit: MAKKPENLTFEESLCELERIVSDLEQGDVSLDDALKQFERGIKLVRNSQGKLEQAQQKVTILLQEDENASLATYATEGE, translated from the coding sequence GTGGCTAAAAAACCTGAAAACCTCACTTTTGAAGAATCCCTTTGCGAACTTGAACGTATTGTTTCAGATCTTGAACAAGGCGACGTTTCCCTCGATGATGCACTTAAACAGTTCGAACGCGGTATAAAACTTGTTCGCAATAGCCAAGGTAAACTCGAACAAGCTCAACAAAAGGTCACGATCCTCCTGCAAGAGGATGAAAATGCCTCATTAGCGACCTATGCAACTGAGGGCGAATAA
- the ispA gene encoding (2E,6E)-farnesyl diphosphate synthase has protein sequence MLARAISQYQQRVDEQIKSIIDSQATTDLKLQAAMKHGALIGGKRIRPFLVYAIGDMLNVAPEKLDACAAAIECVHAYSLIHDDLPAMDDDALRRGQPTVHIAFDEATAILAGDALQALAFESICEPINGITPSQNLAMVRALAKASGYSGMCGGQAMDLNATDKQIDLATLTKLHRLKTGALIRCAVELPMIAAAVTVEEQNLLMDFADAIGLAFQVQDDVLDIIASTEELGKPQGSDCDSNKSTYPRLLGLEGAQATAQSLIDDALSALTKLPYNSQLIAEFARFIIERRV, from the coding sequence TTGTTAGCCAGAGCCATCTCTCAATATCAGCAACGTGTCGATGAACAAATTAAATCTATTATCGACTCTCAAGCTACCACAGATCTGAAATTACAAGCGGCCATGAAACATGGGGCTTTAATTGGTGGTAAGCGTATCAGGCCATTTTTGGTCTATGCCATCGGCGATATGCTGAATGTTGCGCCAGAAAAACTCGACGCCTGCGCGGCCGCCATCGAATGTGTTCATGCTTATTCATTAATTCATGATGATCTTCCGGCTATGGACGATGATGCTCTGCGCCGGGGGCAGCCAACTGTTCATATTGCCTTCGATGAAGCCACCGCTATTTTAGCGGGTGATGCATTGCAAGCCTTAGCCTTCGAAAGCATCTGTGAGCCCATAAATGGTATTACACCAAGCCAAAATCTGGCCATGGTGAGAGCCTTAGCTAAAGCCTCAGGATATTCCGGGATGTGTGGCGGTCAAGCCATGGATCTCAATGCAACCGACAAGCAGATCGATCTAGCGACACTGACCAAGCTGCATAGATTAAAAACCGGCGCCCTGATCCGTTGCGCAGTTGAACTACCGATGATCGCAGCGGCTGTCACTGTAGAAGAGCAAAATTTGTTGATGGATTTTGCTGACGCCATTGGGCTGGCATTTCAAGTGCAGGATGACGTACTCGATATCATCGCCAGTACCGAAGAGCTGGGGAAACCTCAGGGTTCCGATTGTGACTCCAACAAGAGCACCTATCCCAGACTACTGGGATTAGAAGGAGCACAAGCCACTGCCCAAAGTTTGATTGATGATGCCCTATCAGCGCTGACAAAATTACCATACAATAGTCAGCTAATTGCCGAATTCGCCCGTTTTATCATTGAGCGAAGAGTATAA
- the dxs gene encoding 1-deoxy-D-xylulose-5-phosphate synthase produces MSLDISNYPVLAQANTPDELRQLPQAVLPQLADELRGFLLKSVGKSSGHFASGLGTVELTVALHYVYNTPFDRLIWDVGHQAYPHKILTGRRDKMHTIRQKGGIHPFPWREESEYDTFSVGHSGTSISAALAMAVAAEKEQAGRKVVSVIGDGAMTGGMVFEAMNHAGDLHNDMLVVLNDNEMSISENVGALNNHLAQLMSGRFYTTIRESSKKVLEGMPVIKEMAKRTEEHLKGMVVPGTMFEELGFNYIGPIDGHDVDALVETMRNMRNLSGPQILHIMTKKGRGYEPAEKDPIGWHAVPKFDPSTFEKPASKPSNPTFSQVFGKWLCDVAEKDDKVLGITPAMREGSGMVEFSQRFPKQYFDAAIAEQHAVTLGAGFACEGLKPVVAIYSTFLQRGYDQLIHDVALQKLPVLFAIDRGGIVGADGPTHQGAFDLSFMRTVPNMVIMAPSDENECRQMLYTGYCYREGPTAVRYPRGSATGEPQVEEMQALPIGKGLIKRQGQKVAILNFGTLLADVLTAAESIDATVADMRFVKPLDVELVKELASSHDLLVTVEENAIMGGAGSGVLELLQQLKQPMPVLQIGLPDEFIKHGASGEILAELRLDAAGILEQIEEYLK; encoded by the coding sequence ATGAGTTTGGATATATCTAACTACCCTGTGTTAGCACAGGCTAATACCCCTGATGAGCTACGACAGCTCCCTCAAGCAGTATTGCCTCAATTGGCAGACGAGCTTAGAGGTTTCCTTTTGAAATCTGTGGGTAAATCTAGTGGTCACTTCGCTTCAGGGCTTGGAACTGTCGAGCTCACCGTAGCGCTTCACTATGTTTATAACACCCCCTTCGACCGTCTGATTTGGGATGTAGGCCACCAGGCCTACCCACATAAAATCCTGACTGGTCGCCGTGACAAGATGCACACCATACGTCAAAAAGGGGGAATACACCCTTTCCCTTGGCGTGAAGAGAGTGAGTACGACACCTTCAGTGTGGGACACTCAGGTACCTCTATCAGCGCGGCGCTCGCAATGGCTGTAGCAGCTGAAAAAGAGCAAGCCGGACGCAAAGTGGTTTCAGTCATTGGCGATGGTGCCATGACCGGCGGCATGGTGTTTGAGGCCATGAACCACGCAGGAGATCTGCACAATGATATGTTAGTCGTGCTCAACGACAACGAGATGTCTATCTCTGAGAATGTCGGTGCGCTGAATAATCACCTGGCTCAACTTATGTCGGGACGTTTCTATACTACGATTCGTGAAAGTAGTAAGAAGGTCCTTGAAGGTATGCCAGTCATCAAAGAGATGGCAAAGCGTACCGAAGAGCATCTCAAGGGCATGGTGGTTCCCGGCACTATGTTTGAAGAGCTGGGCTTTAACTATATTGGCCCTATCGATGGCCATGATGTTGATGCATTGGTCGAAACAATGCGCAATATGCGTAACCTGTCCGGCCCGCAAATTTTACATATCATGACCAAGAAAGGTCGTGGATATGAGCCGGCAGAGAAAGATCCCATCGGTTGGCACGCCGTACCTAAATTTGATCCCTCGACGTTTGAGAAGCCTGCTTCTAAACCCAGTAACCCAACCTTTTCACAGGTATTTGGTAAATGGTTGTGCGATGTCGCCGAGAAAGATGACAAGGTATTGGGTATTACACCAGCCATGCGTGAAGGTTCCGGGATGGTTGAGTTCTCTCAACGTTTTCCGAAGCAATATTTCGATGCCGCCATTGCAGAGCAGCACGCAGTCACCTTAGGTGCCGGTTTTGCTTGTGAAGGGTTAAAGCCCGTAGTGGCTATCTATTCGACCTTCCTGCAACGTGGTTATGATCAGCTTATTCACGATGTCGCGCTACAGAAGTTACCCGTATTATTCGCCATCGACAGAGGTGGTATTGTCGGTGCCGACGGCCCCACACACCAAGGCGCCTTCGATCTTAGCTTTATGCGTACTGTGCCTAATATGGTCATAATGGCGCCATCGGATGAAAATGAGTGTCGTCAGATGCTCTATACCGGTTATTGCTACAGAGAAGGCCCCACCGCAGTTCGCTACCCCAGAGGCAGCGCGACGGGTGAGCCTCAGGTTGAAGAGATGCAAGCATTACCCATAGGTAAAGGCTTAATCAAGCGTCAGGGGCAGAAAGTCGCAATTCTTAACTTCGGTACTCTGCTTGCCGATGTGTTAACCGCCGCCGAATCTATCGATGCGACGGTTGCCGATATGCGCTTTGTCAAACCTCTCGATGTTGAGTTGGTCAAAGAGCTTGCCAGTTCCCATGACCTGCTCGTTACCGTCGAAGAAAATGCCATCATGGGCGGTGCAGGCTCGGGAGTCCTGGAACTTCTGCAGCAACTTAAACAGCCGATGCCGGTACTGCAAATCGGTCTACCCGATGAGTTTATTAAGCATGGGGCTTCGGGTGAAATTCTTGCGGAGCTAAGACTCGATGCTGCGGGTATACTGGAGCAGATTGAAGAGTACTTAAAGTAG
- the grpE gene encoding nucleotide exchange factor GrpE, with the protein MSNDSSKAKQNQVDEAVEGEIITDNENETVTGEASLMDELTQANFRVEELEQALEAATAKVDEQKDSVIRAAAEVDNIRRRAAIDVEKARKFALEKFANELLPVIDNMERALQGTDAEAEATKAVYEGVELTLKSFIGTVEKFGLTVVNPQGETFNPEHHQAIGMQPSPDFPANTVMMVMQKGYILNERLLRPAMVMVSQGGAAVDTQA; encoded by the coding sequence ATGAGCAACGATTCGAGTAAAGCGAAACAGAACCAAGTAGATGAAGCTGTTGAGGGTGAAATCATCACAGATAATGAAAATGAAACTGTTACAGGTGAAGCCAGTTTGATGGATGAACTTACTCAGGCAAACTTTCGTGTTGAAGAGCTTGAGCAGGCATTAGAAGCCGCGACAGCCAAAGTTGATGAGCAAAAAGATTCTGTTATCAGAGCCGCTGCCGAGGTTGATAATATTCGTCGTCGTGCCGCTATCGATGTTGAGAAAGCCCGTAAATTTGCCCTTGAAAAGTTTGCTAATGAACTTCTGCCGGTGATTGACAATATGGAGCGCGCGCTTCAGGGAACCGATGCTGAAGCTGAGGCGACTAAAGCTGTCTATGAAGGTGTGGAGTTAACACTGAAGAGCTTTATTGGTACGGTTGAAAAGTTTGGATTGACAGTGGTTAACCCTCAGGGGGAAACCTTTAATCCAGAGCATCATCAGGCTATCGGTATGCAACCAAGCCCGGATTTTCCTGCTAACACAGTCATGATGGTTATGCAGAAAGGCTACATCCTTAACGAGCGTCTATTACGACCGGCTATGGTCATGGTGTCTCAAGGCGGAGCCGCTGTAGATACACAGGCTTAA
- the nadK gene encoding NAD(+) kinase, whose product MPKTFQSIGLIGKPNHHGTNLTLKRLHHWLTMQGFDILVEERVAADIGPQAVSVDLLEIGDRCDLAIVVGGDGNMLGAARVLARFDIGVIGVNRGNLGFLTDLPPDSFEAELGKVLDGQFETEHRFLLEAEVHRHGHMKASNTAVNEAVLHPGKVAHMIEFEVYIDDDFMYSQRADGMIVSTPTGSTAYSLSAGGAILTPNLEALILVPMFPHTLSCRPIVVDACSTIKLVVSPDNGDNLEVSCDGHVTLAVLPGDEIIIKRSHERLRLIHPKGHNYFHVLRSKLGWGSKLF is encoded by the coding sequence ATGCCTAAAACGTTTCAATCTATTGGCCTGATTGGCAAGCCTAACCACCACGGCACAAACCTGACCCTAAAACGTTTGCATCACTGGTTAACGATGCAAGGTTTCGACATCCTGGTAGAGGAGAGAGTCGCTGCCGATATCGGACCTCAGGCTGTGTCAGTCGATCTACTCGAGATAGGCGATAGATGCGATCTCGCCATCGTCGTTGGCGGTGATGGCAATATGCTGGGTGCGGCGCGAGTGTTAGCCAGGTTTGATATCGGTGTCATTGGTGTCAACCGTGGCAATCTGGGATTTCTGACCGACCTGCCCCCCGACTCATTCGAAGCCGAACTAGGAAAGGTGCTCGATGGACAATTCGAGACCGAACACCGGTTTCTGCTCGAAGCCGAGGTGCATCGCCACGGCCATATGAAAGCGAGCAACACAGCCGTGAATGAAGCCGTGCTCCACCCGGGAAAAGTGGCTCACATGATCGAATTTGAGGTCTATATCGATGACGACTTCATGTATAGCCAACGCGCCGACGGCATGATTGTGTCGACCCCTACAGGCTCTACCGCCTATTCACTGTCGGCTGGAGGAGCGATTCTGACACCGAACCTTGAAGCGCTAATCCTGGTCCCTATGTTTCCTCATACCCTCTCCTGTCGCCCAATCGTGGTCGATGCCTGTAGCACCATAAAACTGGTGGTATCACCGGATAACGGTGATAACCTGGAGGTGAGTTGTGATGGTCATGTCACCTTAGCGGTACTGCCGGGGGATGAAATTATCATAAAAAGAAGCCATGAGCGCCTCAGACTTATTCACCCTAAAGGGC